CTTATCTGACTCGAATACAATGCGGAAACCATGCTTGTTAAGAAGCGACCCTGACACCAAGTTCTTGCGGATGTCAGGCACAAACAGCACATTGTTCAAAGTCAGTTCTTTTCTAGATGTCATCTTTAGGATAAATTTCCCTTCACCCTTGATCTCCGAAGTGGCGGAATTTCCCATGAATAACTTTTCCCCATTCATAGATTCCTCAAGAGTAGCAAACATCTCCTTGTCGGAGCAAACATGGCGAGTGGCACCAGTGTTGATCCACCACTCCCTTGGATTAGAACCCACCAGATTAACCTCTGATATTACAGCACAGAGATTCATGTTCGAAACCTCATGAGCAATGTTCTCTACCACATTCGCATCTCGGTTTCTCTTCGGCTTCTTACACTCAGATGCCTTGTGACCCATCCCATCACAATTGTAGCATTTTCCGGAGAACTTTTTCTTCGAAATGCCTCCCTTGGAtcccatgttcaaccttttgtTGGAAGAGGAAAATGTTCTCTTTTTCGAGCTTTGACCATGCTCGACAACATTTGCCTTAGCAGCAATAGGAGAAAACAATCGTCTTTCCGAGCTCTTATTGTCTTCCTCGATACGACGTCGAACAATGAgctcttcaacattcatctcctttcgcttgtgcttcaagtaatttttgaaatccttccaagctggtggtagcttctcaacaatagcGGCCACTTGGAATGATTTGCTCAAAGTCATCCCCTCACCATGAATCTCGTGAAGAATCACTTGGAGTTCTTGAACTTGGCTGATAACcggctttgaatccaccattgTAAAGTCCAAAAAACGACCAACAAGAAATTTCTTGGCCCCGGCATCCTCGGTTTTGTACTTTCTGTCAAGAGATTCCCACAGTTCTTTAGCCGTTTTCTTTTCGCAAAACACGTTGTAGAGCGAATCGGCCAATCCGTTTAGTACATAGTTTCGGCATAAGAAATCAGAATGATTCTATGCCTCAACCGCACTAACAGATTCAACATCTCCCTCACCCTCGTTGAGTTTAGGAGCCTCCTCAGTAAGGAATCTTGCCAGGTTCAGCATCGTCAAGTAAAACAGCATCTTCTGCTGCCACCTTTTGAAGTCCACACCAGTGAACTTCTCAGGTTTTTCACCGTGACTGGCTGGAACAGTAACCGCAGCAGCACGTGGGGTACCATGAGGGACAACTTGAGGAGGGACAACATGACCAGTTTCCCTTTGCACACTGGTTTCAGTAGCCATATCTGAAACAACACGTAATGAGTAATCTGTTTTAAGattgttagaaaaattgctaaaaccagtagcgtaaaaacaaacttgtagagataaagtaataaccgaaacaagtgtgatgtttacagtatgactattatgtaaaagaaaacaaaaccaaaccgaggcctgtagcatgtacagtttccttaaaacagattcgccctctccggtatgtgcttcgaggtttcagcggacgtctgtttcccaggatacaacggaacaaccagcagtgacttagcacgagacactactacggcgaactgaaaacgtacctttactttatcaccgagattttacgagaggccaaatggaaagataacaatatgtaatgcaagagagagcttgaaagagagaaaatttcatgtacttgaaatgaggaaatgaacccactatttataagccccaaaatgcacaccaagagtcatggaagattaattaactcaaataatcttcccattaactcaagaatatgaagagtcaaaactcttcaattaactcaagaatgtggagagccaaaagacactcccacattcatgagacacaattttttattcaacatttaaatttttattaaaatttccaaaaagaTATGTATAGTTGAGTCcaaatttatgttattttaatcATGTCTTCCATTATGagttaattttaataatatattgagCTGTAAAAAATGCAGAGAAACGAAATGTACGGTCGGACTTGGTTTCAAGAAACAAATCTTAAGTAAGAAACCGACACGCAAAAGGAATTatggattattattattattatttaaacatataaatgtTTAATTGGCAACTTGAGACAGCCTGGCAAGTGAATTAATACAACTTCTTGATCCATCGATCATACTAATTCAAAGTATACACaacaaatataatttgattcaaaattatAAGTACAGTTATTGTAGAACTATAATATTCATAActttgaaaaaaatgaaaagtaaaCAATtagataaaattcaaatttcgcACATGTacaatgtatttgaaaatacgAAGAACGTCGATGTATAGAGTGAGAAAACTTAACTAGACTTCACTCAAAAAGACATATTTTTGCAAAGGAAAGATACATTTGTTAAACAAGTGTTTCAACAACATAGTTAACTTGAGACAATTAGTAATGTCAATTCGTAACTCAGTgtaacaaattattattttaatttcgtACCCAAAAAGCATAGTTTACACATGAAATTTGTAGTTAACTGTTACTAAATTTGtcttatgatgattttgatgatatgtTACTATTTTCATTGTgataaataaacataaatttgtCATTTGGGAGGTGCATTGTAAAAACAAGTGGGTCTAAGGagttaaaacaaaaaattctgACAAGAACTGCTATACAATTTATATTTGAGAAAGTCTCTCACTGtttatatttgtgagacgagtcgaCTAACCTATAaatagaatgaaaaataagattttaaaattttttatgtctCTGGTTGGGTAGCATAACCGTCTAAAAAATTGACATATGAAATAGTTGCATAAAAAAATCTGTGTTTATATTTGGATGTGGGGAGTGGAGATCATTCTAACctattttgaattaaaatttttttaactaaataTTGAAATTACATCAATTTCGGAGATATGAAATTAGCACCAACTGTATCAAAAAAGAGactaaaattgtataaaaacaaatatagttgtttgaaattgaaatttgacaataaaacaaaaaaataaaaataaataaacaatgataaaaaaattaaattcacaATAACCCAAGAAAAATACTATCATGAATATACAATATTCGAACCACAGTCGTCAATATAAATTTCATAAACACgagaaatattatttgaaagaaaaatcgaATGATATAGAATATTCATTAATTCAATATATCACTAAATGAAAttatattacaataaaaattttatcatattaaaaaacaaaaaaaatacacatcaaaatcaaaatctccCATACAAAAATTCTGAAAACTATGTTTTATCACAAATCTTGgttagtttaataaattattgaaaatttggtcaatttaattttatgtgaCTGTTAAATCTTTGAAAATGAATGACATAATATCTGATTTCccctcaaaagaaaaaaaaaaaaaatgaatgacaTCCACGGATTACGGGGCGGAACTTGGTAGCCTCTCTTCTGTATAATAATGATTGGAACATCAGATCAGAAACCCCATGTTTCTGGGATGTGACGTTTTCTTATTCATATTCGacttaaatattaaatacatattaaatatgtaagacagtgtgttattttttttaatattaatatatggaTGACTGATCGGGCTTCAGAATAAAAAAAGACTGAAGCAGGCTTCTAAATAACTATCATCTGGGCTTTAGTCCATTAACCTCATTACAGTGGATGGgcccaaataattaaatatatattacacaatatCTCCGGACAAATATAAAAACTAATCGAAATTGTATATTATAGACCGTtgattaattttcatatttatacagTTTGgcggttttttttttgttgcggTTAGGGTTCTCGTCGATCCCCCTTTTCGGTTACTTTTATCCAGGTACGGATACTCAGTTTCTCCTCTGTATCTTTGTTTATTTAGAGTTTtgttaatgtatttttaaatttatggaCAGGTAAATTGGCCTTTTGCTTGTCGTTACTAGTTGGCAGACCATAGTTTGCGTGGGCAATTTTACTTAGAGGGTGTGGTTTCTTGTGCATTTGTCCCGCGTTTTACTGTGTTTAATTTGTTTGTGATGGCGTGGTGTGATATTTAAAGAGAGGGAAGGCTGCTTGGTTCTTGAGTTTCAATTATTGTTGTTGGATATTTTAATTTGGTTTGACAAAAATCTCTTTTGGCTGGTATTGTCAGACAATTGACCGGGGGTGGAGTGAAATAGAGGAAGGATTTACATCCACTCCTAAATGGAGgggttatgaaaatgttaagggAAGGGAAATCCCCATATATGAATTAGGACACGTGCTAATTTGGCTCATGAGTGGTGGAAGTCTAGCTTTCTATTAGTTTTTAGTGTCCCATCGAGGAAAGGAATCATTTGGGTTGATAAAGGAGGTTTAATCAGTCGAGACTTCTTGTTTCTCTCTGGTTATAATATCATGTTTGGCACTGATGGAAAGAGCTGAACCTACATTAGTTCCTGAATGGTTGAGAAATACTGGAAATGTTACTGGAGGTGGTGCCTCCGTCCACCACTCAGGTATTGTTGCTTGCTAGTTTACTCATATATTGATTATCCCATTCTCTCTTTGCTTTGCATACAGAAGTCACTTTTTCTTTGCATATAGTCAGCACAATTATGACCAGTTTTTGTTTTTCGATTTTGTTGTTAGatgtttcttcttctttgaaCTCCATACGAGGTAGGCCTTTTAGGAGCAACAGCGAGAAAGGTAGGTCAGTTTTTGTGGATAGAAATGTTTCATTCAATTCTAGACGTAGTTCAAGTAGCAACGGTTCTGGGAAACATCCATATAGTAGTTTCACAAGGAGTTGCCATGATAAGAACTATTACAGAGAAAAAGAGAAATTTCTTTCCATGGACATATGGTATCATGATTCCTTAGCAAGTATATTTACTAGTAGAGTCAAGAATGGTGCCTTGAAGCGATCACGTTCATTAGTTTCAAGAAAACCTGATGAAGTGTCACCTCACAGAGCAGATGATTCAAGAGACGGTATTAACCTTTATGGCGTGCATTATGCCGGCATTAATCCTCGTTGCATTCAGAAGAATACATTTGAAAAGGACTTTCCATCTCTTGGGACTGAGGAGAAGCATGACATGACTGGAATTAGGAAAATTTTGTCTCCTGGATTAGGTTCTGCTGTACAAAATTTGCCCATTTGCAATTCGGGGTTTCTTGGTGGTGAGAAATGGACTTCTGCTTTAGCAGAGGTGCCAGCCAGTCATACCAATAATGGCACGGATCAACTCCTCAACTGGGCATGGGAACACTTGTGACTTCAGCATCAGGAGCTTCTAGCACTGCTGCTCTTAACATGGCCGAGGCATTGTCCCAGTCTCCTGCACAAGTTAACGTCTCTCAGGTTTTACAATTCAATTCATTCCTTTAAAGTTTTGGCTGGAACCAGGTCTGAATCGTACATTCTATTCCATATTTGCAGCTACCTGATAAGAGCCAAAGGCTTGAGGAATTGGCCATCAAGCAATCTAGACAATTGATTCCTATGACACCTTCAATGCCAAAATTGTTGGTAAAAGGAATTGTTGTATCGCTCAATTGTTGTTAACTGATTTTAGAATATGGTGTCGCCcttataaataattagaattaaTGTGTGTCAATGAACCGAGATGTTCCAATATAATGTTACTAGAATTTATTACGAAGGCCAACTCTTATTCTACTCATGATTCATATTCAGTCTGCGAAAAGAGGATCATATAACTTCATATTATATCATTTCTATACATTCATTTGTGTACTTTTCTTGGAAATGAGCAATCACCTTGGCTCTCTGTTCTTTTTGGGAAAATACCAAATAATTGTACCTGATAGGAATTCCTCTTCGAGCCTTCTTTGATTATGGTTTTTTGCATGCATCATTTCATTTGTTTGTCACACCATGTCTTAGGGCCCTCAAGTGAAGCCAATATATGTGACAGTCCTAAGGAATCATTGGATATTTTGTGTGCTTTTGAGTTGGGGAACCAAATTGTAGTTTTTAATCGATTCTTATGCATACTTCTGCTATGAATGGACCTGGCCATCATAAATATAGATGAATTGAGTTGTAAACTACACGGCGTTGTGTTcggataatattatattttagtttAGTCTGGCCTGGAATAATGACggtttcaaatgttattttcagGTTCCTAGTTCTGCGGATAAATTAAAACAACCTAAGGTTTGCACCAAAACTCATGAGTCGACTGTGGCTCAAAGGCTGTCCAGTTGCAGCCCCATTTAAATTTATCTCATCTTTCTGTTCAATCTCGTGTTGGACAGGTGTCACAGGTCAAATCTGATTCTTCAAGTACATCTCATGTTGGAAAGTACATGGTTCTCTCAAATCAGGGCGTGAGTCTGGTGTCACCACTGGGATAAAGGATGCATCTAGTCCTTGTGATTCGAATTGCAGGACACCTAATGGGCAGTTTGCTATATCTCCGTCTTCCCCAACTGCATCACTGAGTTGAAACAGTTATACTCTTTCGGTGATTGAAAACAAGACTGCCACATTATCACTTGGTTCTAGATCCATTGTTGACAAGAGACTGCCCCAATCTACGGCCAAAATCAGAAGTGAATTTTTTAATCTCATGAGGAGAAAAACCTCAGTTGCTGCTCCAGCCATTCTATCAGATTCAAGTACAGCTGTTTCACCTTTGAGTGCAGAGACGTCTGGTGTAATATTACAGGAAGATCATAATTCAGTGAGTCCTTGTGTATTTGAGAGTGATGGTTCTGTAATTTGCAATGGTGATGGGCATGACGTTCCTGGGAAGAATATCAATTTTTCTGATGTTCGAGAGAAGAGCATGTCAGGTGATGGAACGATTTATCCAGATGAAGAAGAGGCAGCATTCCTTCGTTCACTTGGTTGGGAGGAAAATGGTGGAGAAGATGAAGGCCTCACAGAGGAAGAGATCAATTCTTTTTATCAGGAGGTGAGTGGTTAATTTAGCAGTTTGCCATCTAActgcattaattttttttagatgctAGCAATTGAGCACACATGTATGCTGTGCACTAACCCTATGTTTGGAAGCAAGGATTTGGGGGATTTGGACTTGTAAATCCTGGTTTTAATAGTAGGAAATATACTTTTTGCAATTTCTCATTTTTTTGCTTGTTTGATCAGTTTAGACATGTAAAAGCATAGATTGTACACTATGAGTTTTATTTAAGTACCAATAAGGTGGCACAACGTATGACTTCCGTTAGTTTCTTGACTATCCGTATatctaattaaattgttttctgTTTCAAGTTTATATGGATAAAAGGCCTTGTTTCAGGTAAAGTTTGTTCCGCAGCCATCTTATTTCCTCTATTTTTCACAGTACATGAATAGAAGACCATCTTCCAAAGTGTGCCTGAATTCTATGCTGACAGAATTCCACAGTGCAACGTTAGGCATTGCTGGTTCTGACTCAAACTCCTCCAAATCTGAGTCTGAAGCTTGAGTTCTGACATCATCTGAAGGTAATTGACTCATCGATTCTGGTTGAAGGTTCTGTTTTTTCAATGATTTATAACTTAGGGATGTCTGATAATGGGGTGGTATAAATTAGAATTGATACTGGCAGAAAAGGAAGTTCTCTGTGGGGTTGTGCTTTGAAGTTAGATTACGATGCTAGGCTTCAATTTTTAACTTTACACTGGTGGTGTCACATCTTTTTGACACTCTGGATTATGAGAAAGCTGAAGAATATGAAATATGATTTAGAAGGTTCCGATCAATTTTTGCGTGAAGGAAAAAAAGGTTACTATTTTGCTTTCTGTTTGTTCCTACCTTCAAAAGTTGATTGATTTAACAATAAGACTAAATAAAAGGACTATTCATAATTGAAAAGCAGATTGTTACTTCATCAGAAAACGGCGAAATGTAATGGATGGTATTGTAATGCAAGCAAATAAACTTGCCGTGAATTCTGTTCATTtgacatataataataaattttgctACATTGGGCTTTAAATCTACCAGACTTTTTAAAATTCTGTtcatttgatatataataataaattgtaaCTTTATGTAacaatcaataattattattataatgattCTACGCTATTTAAAATCATGATTGTAGTTATAAATATTTGCAGGTTGCAAGTCctggatatttttttaattgcttTAGTAAattatcaactttttttttaatagaccTGAAAAACCCAACCCCAATGACCACATCTAACTAcgattaataattataaattttcatcCATTTCCAAAATCATATTATACA
The DNA window shown above is from Primulina huaijiensis isolate GDHJ02 chromosome 12, ASM1229523v2, whole genome shotgun sequence and carries:
- the LOC140990472 gene encoding uncharacterized protein isoform X1, which gives rise to MGTLVTSASGASSTAALNMAEALSQSPAQVNVSQLPDKSQRLEELAIKQSRQLIPMTPSMPKLLVPSSADKLKQPKVSQVKSDSSSTSHVGKYMVLSNQGVSLVSPLG
- the LOC140990472 gene encoding uncharacterized protein isoform X2; this encodes MGTLVTSASGASSTAALNMAEALSQSPAQVNVSQLPDKSQRLEELAIKQSRQLIPMTPSMPKLLVPSSADKLKQPKVKSDSSSTSHVGKYMVLSNQGVSLVSPLG
- the LOC140990472 gene encoding uncharacterized protein isoform X3: MERAEPTLVPEWLRNTGNVTGGGASVHHSDVSSSLNSIRGRPFRSNSEKGRSVFVDRNVSFNSRRSSSSNGSGKHPYSSFTRSCHDKNYYREKEKFLSMDIWYHDSLASIFTSRVKNGALKRSRSLVSRKPDEVSPHRADDSRDGINLYGVHYAGINPRCIQKNTFEKDFPSLGTEEKHDMTGIRKILSPGLGSAVQNLPICNSGFLGGEKWTSALAEVPASHTNNGTDQLLNWAWEHL